The Leptolyngbyaceae cyanobacterium genome includes a region encoding these proteins:
- a CDS encoding 2Fe-2S iron-sulfur cluster-binding protein, with the protein MPKVLAQGKTIECKNQANLRKLLIKNGVNPHNGGAEVINCRGIGTCGTCAVKVEGEVSAANWRDKTRLSLPPHSPEADLRLACQTRVLGDVRVTKFNGFWGQGSQVVWSPEG; encoded by the coding sequence ATGCCCAAGGTACTAGCTCAAGGTAAAACAATCGAGTGCAAAAACCAAGCTAATTTACGTAAATTATTAATAAAAAATGGGGTCAACCCCCACAATGGAGGTGCTGAGGTGATCAATTGTCGTGGAATTGGCACTTGTGGCACTTGTGCAGTTAAGGTAGAGGGCGAAGTTTCCGCAGCAAATTGGCGCGACAAAACTCGGCTTTCTCTTCCTCCCCATTCTCCTGAAGCTGACTTGCGTTTAGCTTGTCAAACTAGGGTTTTAGGGGATGTAAGAGTAACTAAGTTTAATGGATTTTGGGGTCAAGGTTCTCAAGTAGTTTGGTCACCAGAAGGTTAA
- the cimA gene encoding citramalate synthase: MTTNPSPHIWLYDTTLRDGTQREGMSLSIEDKLRIAYRLDQLGIPFIEGGWPGANPKDVQFFWQLQENPLKQAEIVTFCSTRRPGAIAADEPMLQAILAAGTRWVTIFGKSWDLHVTEGLKTSLEENLAMIRDTIEYLRAQGRRVIYDAEHWFDGYKQNPEYALQTLDTALTAGAEWLVLCDTNGGTLPQEIVAIVQDVNSQFSSPQIGIHTHNDCDLAVANALAAVTAGATMIQGTINGYGERCGNANLCSLIPNLQLKLGYSCIAEHQLSQLTETSRFVSEVVNLSPDEHAPFVGRSAFAHKGGIHVSAVERNPLTYEHIQPEQVGNRRRIVISEQSGMSNVLAKARSVGLELEKEHPQTKLILQKLKELENAGYQFEAAEASFTLLMYQALGKRQQFFEVQGFQVHCDLVEGKETTNSLATIKVAVNGKNILEAAEGNGPVAALDAALRKALVNFYPQIADFELTDYKVRILDGHTGTAAKTRVLVESGSGLQRWTTVGVSTNILEASYQAVVEGLEYGLLLHFQAETALTASS, encoded by the coding sequence ATGACCACAAATCCCTCACCCCACATTTGGCTCTATGACACCACTCTTCGGGATGGTACACAAAGAGAAGGTATGTCATTGTCCATAGAAGATAAATTACGCATTGCTTATAGACTGGATCAACTAGGGATTCCCTTCATTGAAGGCGGTTGGCCTGGTGCTAATCCTAAAGATGTACAATTTTTCTGGCAACTCCAAGAAAATCCGCTCAAACAGGCAGAAATTGTTACTTTTTGTTCAACTCGCCGACCAGGGGCGATCGCGGCTGATGAACCAATGTTGCAAGCAATTCTGGCCGCAGGTACTCGCTGGGTGACAATTTTTGGCAAATCTTGGGATTTACACGTCACAGAAGGACTCAAGACCAGTTTAGAAGAAAATCTTGCCATGATCCGCGATACCATTGAATATCTTCGCGCTCAAGGGCGGCGAGTAATCTATGATGCAGAGCATTGGTTTGATGGCTACAAACAAAATCCAGAATACGCATTGCAGACATTAGATACTGCCTTAACTGCCGGGGCAGAATGGTTAGTGTTGTGTGATACCAACGGCGGGACTTTACCCCAGGAAATAGTAGCGATCGTTCAAGATGTTAATAGCCAATTTTCCAGCCCCCAAATCGGTATCCACACGCACAACGATTGTGATTTAGCAGTGGCCAATGCTCTAGCGGCGGTAACGGCAGGAGCTACCATGATACAAGGGACAATTAACGGCTATGGCGAGCGCTGTGGTAATGCTAACCTGTGTTCTCTGATTCCCAATTTACAACTCAAACTCGGTTATAGCTGTATAGCTGAACACCAGCTTAGTCAACTCACAGAAACCAGCCGCTTTGTCAGTGAAGTAGTTAACCTTTCTCCAGATGAACATGCACCCTTTGTAGGTCGTTCTGCTTTTGCTCATAAGGGTGGCATTCATGTATCAGCAGTAGAACGTAACCCCTTAACTTATGAACATATCCAGCCCGAACAAGTCGGAAACCGTCGCCGCATCGTCATTTCTGAACAGTCGGGAATGAGTAATGTCTTAGCTAAAGCTCGTTCTGTAGGTTTGGAATTAGAAAAAGAACACCCCCAAACCAAATTAATTCTGCAAAAACTGAAAGAATTAGAAAATGCTGGTTATCAGTTTGAAGCCGCAGAAGCTAGTTTTACCCTGTTAATGTATCAGGCTTTGGGTAAACGTCAACAGTTTTTTGAAGTCCAAGGCTTTCAAGTACACTGTGATTTAGTCGAAGGGAAAGAAACCACTAACTCTCTAGCCACCATTAAGGTAGCTGTGAACGGGAAGAATATTTTGGAAGCAGCCGAAGGTAATGGCCCAGTCGCAGCCTTAGATGCCGCACTGCGTAAAGCCTTAGTCAACTTTTACCCCCAAATTGCCGATTTTGAGTTGACAGATTACAAAGTCAGAATTCTGGATGGACACACAGGAACAGCCGCCAAAACTCGCGTGTTGGTAGAATCAGGCAGTGGTCTACAACGCTGGACAACCGTAGGAGTATCCACAAATATCTTAGAAGCTTCCTATCAAGCAGTAGTAGAAGGTTTGGAATATGGCTTACTTTTACATTTCCAAGCCGAAACAGCTTTAACAGCTTCGAGTTAA
- a CDS encoding Rpn family recombination-promoting nuclease/putative transposase, with the protein MSYDSTLKYLIEEYPQAIIEWLLNITISEQPELLNTELNLEPIRADGVFFLKITNKIVHLEFQTAPQSKPPLPLRMLDYWVRLYRQYNTSIEQIVIFLKPTTSEEVLINEFRTTNTFHRYRVLRIWECDPQPLLVTPALLPLAVLAKTDHPNTILEQVSAKVNIIEDRRQQINVSACVQLLAGIKFDANLINAYFREDIMQESVVYQKIVQEGLEQGRRSEVKLILRLLQRHLGKISPESQNQIQDLSFTQLEDLGEALLDFQTETDLINWLTVNCS; encoded by the coding sequence ATGAGTTATGACAGCACCCTCAAATACTTAATCGAAGAATATCCCCAAGCAATTATTGAATGGTTGCTTAACATCACTATTTCCGAACAGCCGGAATTACTCAATACTGAACTAAACTTAGAACCTATCCGTGCTGATGGAGTATTTTTCTTAAAAATTACCAATAAAATTGTTCATTTAGAATTTCAGACTGCACCTCAATCAAAACCCCCTCTACCGTTGCGAATGCTAGATTATTGGGTAAGATTATATCGCCAATATAATACTAGCATTGAACAAATTGTTATCTTCTTAAAACCTACAACTTCAGAGGAAGTATTGATCAATGAATTTAGAACTACTAATACTTTTCACCGTTATCGAGTTTTGAGAATTTGGGAATGTGACCCCCAACCCTTATTAGTAACGCCAGCACTATTACCTTTAGCTGTACTAGCTAAAACTGATCATCCAAACACAATATTAGAACAAGTCTCAGCGAAAGTAAATATAATAGAAGATAGAAGACAGCAAATTAACGTCTCAGCCTGTGTTCAGCTTCTAGCTGGAATTAAGTTTGATGCCAATTTAATTAACGCCTATTTCCGGGAGGATATTATGCAAGAATCTGTCGTGTACCAAAAAATTGTTCAAGAAGGTTTAGAACAAGGAAGACGTTCTGAAGTTAAATTAATTCTGCGATTACTTCAGCGTCATTTGGGAAAAATAAGTCCTGAAAGCCAAAATCAAATTCAAGATTTATCTTTTACCCAATTAGAAGATTTAGGAGAAGCCTTATTAGATTTTCAAACAGAAACAGACCTGATTAATTGGTTAACTGTGAACTGTTCTTAA
- a CDS encoding DUF4351 domain-containing protein: protein MQESVVYQKIIREGLEPGRRSEVKLILRLLQRHLGKISPESQNQIQDLSFTQ from the coding sequence ATGCAAGAATCTGTCGTGTACCAAAAAATTATTCGAGAAGGTTTAGAACCAGGAAGACGTTCTGAAGTTAAATTAATTCTGCGATTACTTCAGCGTCATTTGGGAAAAATAAGTCCTGAAAGCCAAAATCAAATTCAAGATTTATCTTTCACCCAATGA
- a CDS encoding recombinase family protein — MIYCRVSSNNQKDDLQSQTKAMEQFCLARGVANAQTLSPQEELSF; from the coding sequence GTGATATACTGCCGGGTTTCTTCCAATAACCAGAAAGATGACTTGCAAAGCCAAACCAAAGCAATGGAACAATTTTGTTTGGCACGGGGTGTTGCTAACGCACAAACGCTCTCACCACAAGAAGAATTAAGCTTTTAG
- a CDS encoding flavin-dependent dehydrogenase — MQEILYLEIPTPDTAAVRTWLQTDFAPEYGEKILTPTGFCLRNPVKNTTPGGSVSEGLPDELSVFVWSVQRTTYLKVFRWGNRPFPNEGQILHRLTTGIRSSFPHHYPKPPAINWQKSIFAELESYYPLTVKYFQKMPHGEYDLRRAYWWEQRWREGVKNPQKPRQVVFSQDRRQEAGGRRQEVEGNISPSSPSSPQYDLIYIGGALGSIHAAAMAQLGYKVLLIERLPFGRMNREWNISRDEIQSLINLGLLTAAEVEGIIAREYKDGFNKFFDANNPSHLKAPVLHTPTVLNLALDSEKLLQLCGKKLQTAGGDIWDETEFIRADIDNTQVVVTVKSLISGEETQVSGRLLVDAMGTASPIAWQLNGGRAFDSVCPTVGAIVEGFEPGVWDAQYGDVLYSHGDISRGRQLIWELFPGKGQELTIYLFHYHEVNAQNPGSLLEMYEDFFTILPEYRRCDLDQLVWKKPTFGYIPGHFSVSSSDRTVAFDRLISIGDAASLQSPLVFTGFGSLVRNLERLTTLLDIALKHDLLTSSHLNKIRAYQSNVSITWLFSKGMMVPTGKFIPPQRINAMLNTFFGLLADEPPEIADNFIKDRCDWFTFNRLALKAAFKNPALLIWIWQLAGFRDLLRWLGNYFNYSRHALVSLVVGGWLPQFLKISQSWLEPSFPGLWLQLVAINYAITTGKPRSRQQVIQFHPETSHYTNSQFKIQNSKLVK, encoded by the coding sequence ATGCAGGAAATCCTTTATTTAGAAATTCCTACTCCCGATACGGCGGCTGTACGTACTTGGCTACAAACAGATTTTGCCCCAGAGTATGGCGAAAAAATACTGACCCCAACAGGTTTTTGCTTACGAAACCCCGTAAAAAATACCACTCCTGGCGGTTCTGTTTCGGAAGGTTTGCCAGATGAGTTATCTGTGTTTGTTTGGTCGGTGCAACGCACTACTTACCTTAAAGTGTTTCGTTGGGGCAATCGACCCTTTCCCAATGAGGGACAAATTCTACACCGTCTCACTACAGGCATTAGAAGCAGTTTTCCCCATCACTACCCGAAACCACCTGCAATTAATTGGCAAAAGTCGATTTTCGCAGAGCTGGAATCTTATTATCCCCTAACTGTCAAGTATTTTCAGAAAATGCCTCATGGGGAATATGACCTCAGACGGGCTTATTGGTGGGAACAACGCTGGCGGGAAGGAGTAAAAAATCCCCAAAAGCCCCGTCAGGTAGTGTTTTCGCAAGACAGGAGGCAGGAGGCAGGAGGCAGGAGGCAGGAAGTAGAAGGTAACATTTCCCCCTCATCCCCCTCATCCCCCCAATACGACCTGATCTACATCGGCGGTGCTTTAGGTTCGATTCATGCGGCGGCGATGGCGCAATTAGGCTATAAAGTGCTGCTAATTGAGCGTTTACCCTTTGGGCGCATGAATCGGGAATGGAATATTTCCCGTGATGAAATCCAAAGTTTGATTAATTTGGGTTTGCTGACTGCGGCTGAGGTGGAAGGCATTATTGCCAGAGAATACAAAGATGGTTTTAATAAGTTTTTTGATGCCAATAATCCCTCTCATCTCAAAGCACCTGTTTTACACACGCCAACAGTGCTAAATCTGGCTTTAGATTCCGAAAAGCTGTTGCAATTGTGCGGGAAAAAGCTACAAACTGCTGGTGGTGATATTTGGGATGAAACAGAGTTCATTCGGGCAGATATTGATAATACACAAGTTGTAGTTACTGTCAAGAGTTTAATCAGTGGTGAAGAAACACAGGTAAGTGGGCGCTTGCTGGTAGATGCGATGGGAACAGCTTCGCCTATTGCTTGGCAGTTAAATGGCGGTAGAGCGTTTGATAGTGTATGTCCAACTGTGGGGGCAATAGTTGAAGGCTTTGAGCCTGGTGTTTGGGATGCACAGTATGGGGATGTTCTCTACAGTCACGGGGATATTTCACGAGGTAGACAGTTGATTTGGGAATTATTTCCTGGTAAGGGGCAGGAACTGACAATTTATCTCTTCCACTACCATGAAGTAAATGCTCAAAACCCTGGCTCTTTGCTAGAAATGTATGAGGACTTTTTTACCATTCTGCCGGAGTATCGGCGTTGTGATTTAGATCAGCTAGTTTGGAAAAAACCAACTTTTGGCTATATTCCGGGGCATTTTAGTGTGAGTAGTAGCGATCGCACTGTAGCTTTTGATCGATTAATCTCTATTGGTGATGCTGCTTCCCTCCAATCTCCTCTGGTTTTCACTGGGTTTGGTTCTCTTGTCCGTAACTTGGAACGTCTCACCACTTTGCTAGATATTGCCCTCAAACACGATTTACTCACTTCTTCCCATCTCAATAAAATTCGTGCCTATCAAAGCAACGTTTCCATCACCTGGCTATTCTCTAAGGGCATGATGGTTCCTACTGGGAAGTTCATCCCTCCTCAACGCATCAACGCCATGCTTAATACCTTCTTTGGTTTATTAGCAGATGAACCGCCGGAGATAGCCGATAACTTTATCAAAGATCGCTGTGATTGGTTTACTTTTAACCGTCTAGCCCTAAAAGCTGCCTTCAAAAATCCGGCGTTGCTCATCTGGATTTGGCAATTGGCCGGATTCAGGGATTTATTAAGATGGTTAGGTAACTATTTTAACTATAGTCGCCATGCTTTAGTCAGTTTGGTTGTAGGTGGATGGTTGCCACAGTTCCTCAAAATCAGCCAATCTTGGCTAGAACCATCTTTCCCTGGATTGTGGTTACAATTAGTGGCCATTAACTATGCAATTACCACAGGAAAACCGCGATCGCGTCAGCAAGTAATCCAGTTTCACCCGGAAACGAGTCACTATACCAATTCACAATTCAAAATTCAAAATTCAAAATTGGTCAAGTAG